The following proteins are co-located in the Salvelinus sp. IW2-2015 linkage group LG36, ASM291031v2, whole genome shotgun sequence genome:
- the LOC111959906 gene encoding Fanconi anemia group B protein isoform X1 yields the protein MTHDSPKHTKLLSFHGDILTFQCKLSYPRDGESRRGSELAFSRLTFQRDGCTFLKGNGGMAVINRKSSSNVDIVACTFALHVKNRVTSPCILLIQSKKGDVFKYSLLTLSSSNRLEPHMEFKLPYRMKDNVTILQGPTVLWSHAGIVFYTSLQAGEVRQIPIKLSLNCIGEFPLNKRKIFILGYQTQSKECLKDQLDAPGRSKTMGYFVEDGQVFNADLILPHAYSSITQCVFVISAEEVNSVLKSTVVAATSKKQLVYFENGIPREVCLLPFEEPQHIQMVNTGRNGCLFAIYFNDGQVCAVWKDTFQVASCWSGVSSLHVDDFLSCGTDQMLLVFGSQSPPVDPVDLFLITDLCGTTYSHGQESSEGQQASDTAQENYLLTVQALQSRLQSGLTLLQDFQSDVRVKERVLRQSVQALTDLVSGREHILTQTEQEGLVSLWDDEPEDEAIHEKRQVMPVVPPPLVDNLWHRVIEDRLIVGVILSTESAISAESVTLSILRERGQSQTPAVIQTHSQASWFPTPSPSTPSPSSPYSHPEPAAKRSRRAGASGARATHRLAVTAVTDLTPLLTSGSVKCPIMLHYVHRQGSSASVTAPGPSVVQCGQIQVDIQVKHHPQLMTNSQLTTDEAREDLLSLLAVLDAWTFLIHSPDHTLCDVAGWIQTSMPCERLEISPHYLLANPAGPSAVMLFHWQHKTPFLGELSVHCSQFKVLQFLDSLFGFLPASCSILHLRQGGGDGTAPRLAHSLEKEVLSLKQGVLSLLHGEEEEMEEAKKSSGVKKMEHPDPGSAEGLQRCREEWQRDRERSRRLLSPLVGVERYRRLTQSLTQVQLEGDVAALLETQTLI from the exons ATGACACATGACAGTCCCAAACACACGAAGCTGCTCTCCTTCCATGGTGATATTCTCACATTTCAGTGCAAACTCTCCTATCCCAGAGATGGTGAAAGTCGAAGAGGATCAGAATTGGCTTTCAGCAGACTGACATTTCAACGGGATGGCTGCACTTTCTTAAAGGGGAATGGTGGTATGGCCGTCATCAACAGAAAGAGTTCATCTAATGTTGATATAGTGGCATGCACCTTTGCCCTACATGTGAAAAACAGAGTCACTTCGCCATGCATTTTACTGATACAGAGCAAGAAGGGAGATGTCTTCAAGTACAGCCTTCTCACTCTGAGCAGCTCAAATAGATTAGAGCCACATATGGAGTTTAAACTGCCATACCGAATGAAAGACAATGTTACTATCTTGCAAGGCCCTACTGTATTATGGAGCCATGCAGGTATTGTCTTCTACACATCACTGCAGGCAGGTGAAGTTAGACAAATACCTATCAAGCTCTCTCTGAATTGTATTGGTGAGTTTCCCCTCAACAAAAGAAAAATATTCATACTAGGTTACCAAACACAATCAAAAGAATGTCTGAAAGATCAGTTGGACGCTCCAGGCAGGAGCAAAACCATGGGGTATTTTGTAGAGGATGGACAAGTATTTAATGCAGATCTGATCTTACCTCATGCCTATAGTTCCATCACACAGTGTGTATTTGTGATCTCAGCTGAAGAGGTGAACAGTGTGTTGAAATCAACTGTGGTGGCAGCGACCAGTAAAAAGCAGTTGGTGTATTTTGAGAACGGCATTCCCAGAGAGGTATGTCTGCTtccctttgaagaacctcaacACATTCAGATGGTCAACACTGGACGCAATGGATGTCTGTTTGCCATCTATTTCAACGATGGACAAGTCTGTGCAGTGTGGAAAGATACTTTTCAG GTAGCATCATGCTGGTCAGGTGTGAGCTCCCTACATGTGGATGACTTTTTGAGCTGTGGAACAGATCAGATGCTGCTGGTCTTTGGAAGCCAGAGCCCTCCTGTGGATCCAGTGGATCTTTTCCTCATCACAGATCTCTGCGGGACAACCTATTCT CATGGACAGGAGAGCAGTGAAGGACAGCAGGCATCTGACACGGCTCAGGAGAACTACCTCCTAACTGTCCAAGCTCTACAGTCCAGACTACAG AGTGGCCTGACCTTGCTCCAGGATTTTCAGAGCGATgtgagggtgaaggagagggttCTACGCCAGTCAGTCCAAGCCCTCACAGACCTGGTCTCAGGAAGAGAACACATTCTCACCCAGACAGAGCAG GAAGGCCTTGTTTCTCTATGGGATGATGAGCCAGAGGACGAGGCCATTCATGAGAAGAGGCAGGTTATGCCAGTGGTGCCACCACCTCTAGTGGACAATCTTTGGCACCGTGTCATTGAAGACCGCTTGATTGTGGGCGTGATACTATCCACAGAGAGTGCCAT CTCAGCAGAGAGTGTTACTTTATccatcctgagagagagaggccagagccAGACGCCTGCGGTCATCCAGACCCACAGCCAAGCTTCCTGGTTCCCCACACCCAGCCCCTCTACACCCAGCCCCTCGTCTCCCTACTCTCACCCAGAGCCAGCGGCTAAGAGGAGCAGGCGGGCCGGTGCCAGCGGAGCCCGTGCCACACACCGACTGGCAGTGACCGCTGTGACTGACCTGACCCCTCTGCTGACCTCTGGCAGTGTCAAATGCCCCATTATGCTCCATTACGTCCACAGACAGGGATCTTCGGCCTCTGTAACCGCTCCAGGACCATCAGTGGTCCAGTGCGGTCAAATCCAAGTTGATATTCAGGTCAAACACCACCCCCAGCTGATGACCAACAGTCAACTCACAACAG ATGAGGCTAGAGAAGACCTACTTAGCCTATTGGCTGTGCTGGATGCCTGGACCTTCCTGATCCACTCCCCTGACCACACCCTGTGTGATGTGGCTGGCTGGATCCAGACAAGCATGCCCTGTGAGAGGCTAGAGATCAGCCCACACTACCTACTGGCCAATCCTGCTGGGCCATCTGCTGTCATGCTGTTTCACTGGCAACACAAAACACCTTTCCTGGGAGAATTATCCGTCCACTGCAG CCAGTTCAAGGTGCTGCAGTTCCTCGACTCCCTGTTTGGTTTCCTGCCAGCATCCTGCTCTATCCTGCACCTCAGACAGGGGGGAGGAGACGGGACGGCACCACGACTGGCTCATTCCCTGGAGAAAGAGGTACTGTCACTCAAACAGGGCGTGTTGTCTTTGCTCCATGGcgaggaagaggagatggaggaggcgaAGAAGAGCAGTGGAGTGAAGAAGATGGAGCACCCTGATCCAGGCTCTGCTGAGGGACTCCAGAGGTGCAGGGAGGAGTGGCAGCgggacagggagaggagcaggaggctgTTGAGCCCCCTGGTGGGCGTGGAGCGCTATCGCAGGTTGACCCAGAGCCTAACCCAGGTACAGCTGGAAGGAGATGTAGCCGCCCTCCTAGAGACACAGACactaatttag
- the LOC111959906 gene encoding Fanconi anemia group B protein isoform X2 yields the protein MTHDSPKHTKLLSFHGDILTFQCKLSYPRDGESRRGSELAFSRLTFQRDGCTFLKGNGGMAVINRKSSSNVDIVACTFALHVKNRVTSPCILLIQSKKGDVFKYSLLTLSSSNRLEPHMEFKLPYRMKDNVTILQGPTVLWSHAGIVFYTSLQAGEVRQIPIKLSLNCIAEEVNSVLKSTVVAATSKKQLVYFENGIPREVCLLPFEEPQHIQMVNTGRNGCLFAIYFNDGQVCAVWKDTFQVASCWSGVSSLHVDDFLSCGTDQMLLVFGSQSPPVDPVDLFLITDLCGTTYSHGQESSEGQQASDTAQENYLLTVQALQSRLQSGLTLLQDFQSDVRVKERVLRQSVQALTDLVSGREHILTQTEQEGLVSLWDDEPEDEAIHEKRQVMPVVPPPLVDNLWHRVIEDRLIVGVILSTESAISAESVTLSILRERGQSQTPAVIQTHSQASWFPTPSPSTPSPSSPYSHPEPAAKRSRRAGASGARATHRLAVTAVTDLTPLLTSGSVKCPIMLHYVHRQGSSASVTAPGPSVVQCGQIQVDIQVKHHPQLMTNSQLTTDEAREDLLSLLAVLDAWTFLIHSPDHTLCDVAGWIQTSMPCERLEISPHYLLANPAGPSAVMLFHWQHKTPFLGELSVHCSQFKVLQFLDSLFGFLPASCSILHLRQGGGDGTAPRLAHSLEKEVLSLKQGVLSLLHGEEEEMEEAKKSSGVKKMEHPDPGSAEGLQRCREEWQRDRERSRRLLSPLVGVERYRRLTQSLTQVQLEGDVAALLETQTLI from the exons ATGACACATGACAGTCCCAAACACACGAAGCTGCTCTCCTTCCATGGTGATATTCTCACATTTCAGTGCAAACTCTCCTATCCCAGAGATGGTGAAAGTCGAAGAGGATCAGAATTGGCTTTCAGCAGACTGACATTTCAACGGGATGGCTGCACTTTCTTAAAGGGGAATGGTGGTATGGCCGTCATCAACAGAAAGAGTTCATCTAATGTTGATATAGTGGCATGCACCTTTGCCCTACATGTGAAAAACAGAGTCACTTCGCCATGCATTTTACTGATACAGAGCAAGAAGGGAGATGTCTTCAAGTACAGCCTTCTCACTCTGAGCAGCTCAAATAGATTAGAGCCACATATGGAGTTTAAACTGCCATACCGAATGAAAGACAATGTTACTATCTTGCAAGGCCCTACTGTATTATGGAGCCATGCAGGTATTGTCTTCTACACATCACTGCAGGCAGGTGAAGTTAGACAAATACCTATCAAGCTCTCTCTGAATTGTATTG CTGAAGAGGTGAACAGTGTGTTGAAATCAACTGTGGTGGCAGCGACCAGTAAAAAGCAGTTGGTGTATTTTGAGAACGGCATTCCCAGAGAGGTATGTCTGCTtccctttgaagaacctcaacACATTCAGATGGTCAACACTGGACGCAATGGATGTCTGTTTGCCATCTATTTCAACGATGGACAAGTCTGTGCAGTGTGGAAAGATACTTTTCAG GTAGCATCATGCTGGTCAGGTGTGAGCTCCCTACATGTGGATGACTTTTTGAGCTGTGGAACAGATCAGATGCTGCTGGTCTTTGGAAGCCAGAGCCCTCCTGTGGATCCAGTGGATCTTTTCCTCATCACAGATCTCTGCGGGACAACCTATTCT CATGGACAGGAGAGCAGTGAAGGACAGCAGGCATCTGACACGGCTCAGGAGAACTACCTCCTAACTGTCCAAGCTCTACAGTCCAGACTACAG AGTGGCCTGACCTTGCTCCAGGATTTTCAGAGCGATgtgagggtgaaggagagggttCTACGCCAGTCAGTCCAAGCCCTCACAGACCTGGTCTCAGGAAGAGAACACATTCTCACCCAGACAGAGCAG GAAGGCCTTGTTTCTCTATGGGATGATGAGCCAGAGGACGAGGCCATTCATGAGAAGAGGCAGGTTATGCCAGTGGTGCCACCACCTCTAGTGGACAATCTTTGGCACCGTGTCATTGAAGACCGCTTGATTGTGGGCGTGATACTATCCACAGAGAGTGCCAT CTCAGCAGAGAGTGTTACTTTATccatcctgagagagagaggccagagccAGACGCCTGCGGTCATCCAGACCCACAGCCAAGCTTCCTGGTTCCCCACACCCAGCCCCTCTACACCCAGCCCCTCGTCTCCCTACTCTCACCCAGAGCCAGCGGCTAAGAGGAGCAGGCGGGCCGGTGCCAGCGGAGCCCGTGCCACACACCGACTGGCAGTGACCGCTGTGACTGACCTGACCCCTCTGCTGACCTCTGGCAGTGTCAAATGCCCCATTATGCTCCATTACGTCCACAGACAGGGATCTTCGGCCTCTGTAACCGCTCCAGGACCATCAGTGGTCCAGTGCGGTCAAATCCAAGTTGATATTCAGGTCAAACACCACCCCCAGCTGATGACCAACAGTCAACTCACAACAG ATGAGGCTAGAGAAGACCTACTTAGCCTATTGGCTGTGCTGGATGCCTGGACCTTCCTGATCCACTCCCCTGACCACACCCTGTGTGATGTGGCTGGCTGGATCCAGACAAGCATGCCCTGTGAGAGGCTAGAGATCAGCCCACACTACCTACTGGCCAATCCTGCTGGGCCATCTGCTGTCATGCTGTTTCACTGGCAACACAAAACACCTTTCCTGGGAGAATTATCCGTCCACTGCAG CCAGTTCAAGGTGCTGCAGTTCCTCGACTCCCTGTTTGGTTTCCTGCCAGCATCCTGCTCTATCCTGCACCTCAGACAGGGGGGAGGAGACGGGACGGCACCACGACTGGCTCATTCCCTGGAGAAAGAGGTACTGTCACTCAAACAGGGCGTGTTGTCTTTGCTCCATGGcgaggaagaggagatggaggaggcgaAGAAGAGCAGTGGAGTGAAGAAGATGGAGCACCCTGATCCAGGCTCTGCTGAGGGACTCCAGAGGTGCAGGGAGGAGTGGCAGCgggacagggagaggagcaggaggctgTTGAGCCCCCTGGTGGGCGTGGAGCGCTATCGCAGGTTGACCCAGAGCCTAACCCAGGTACAGCTGGAAGGAGATGTAGCCGCCCTCCTAGAGACACAGACactaatttag
- the LOC111959408 gene encoding glycine receptor subunit alpha-2, giving the protein MNRPFIKVLTALFACLMGTNNSRVVDAKEHESRSGSTTNLSPSDFLDSLMGRTSGYDARIRPNFKGPPVNVTCNIFINSFGSIAETTMDYRVNIFLRQKWRDPRLAYSKYPDSSLDLDPSMLDSIWKPDLFFANEKGANFHDVTTDNKLLRVFKDGTVLYSIRLTLILSCPMDLKNFPMDMQICTMQLESFGYTMNDLIFEWESKDKNPVQVAAGLTLPQFIMRDEKELGYCTKSYNTGKFTCIEVKFHLERQMGYYLIQMYIPSLLIVILSWVSFWINMDAAPARVALGITTVLTMTTQSSGSRASLPKVSYVKAIDIWMAVCLLFVFAALLEYAGVNFVSRQQKDLLRLRRRQRRTHKDDDMRDGRFNFSGYGMTQCLKDGSAVKNAVPNPGPAPPTPKEKEVIRKRFVDRAKRIDTVSRAAFPMAFLLFNIFYWITYKVIRHEDIGMQSG; this is encoded by the exons ATGAATCGCCCCTTTATCAAAGTCTTGACTGCTTTATTTGCATGTTTAATGGGGACCAACAACAGCAG GGTGGTGGATGCCAAGGAGCATGAGTCCAGATCAGGATCTACTACTAACTTGTCTCCCTCAGACTTTCTGGACTCATTGATGGGTAGAACATCGGGTTATGATGCACGAATAAGACCGAACTTCAAAG GTCCCCCAGTTAATGTTACCTGCAACATATTTATCAACAGCTTTGGTTCTATAGCAGAAACTACAATG GATTACAGAGTGAACATCTTCCTGCGACAGAAGTGGAGAGACCCTCGGCTGGCGTACAGCAAATACCCAGACTCCTCTCTGGACCTGGATCCGTCCATGTTGGATTCTATCTGGAAACCTGACCTGTTCTTCGCCAATGAGAAAGGCGCCAACTTCCATGATGTCACCACAGACAACAAGCTCCTGAGGGTCTTCAAAGATGGTACCGTCCTGTACAGTATCAG GTTGACTCTCATTCTATCTTGTCCAATGGATCTGAAGAACTTTCCCATGGACATGCAGATCTGTACCATGCAACTGGAGAGCT TTGGCTACACCATGAATGATTTGATCTTTGAGTGGGAGAGCAAGGACAAAAATCCTGTACAGGTGGCCGCTGGGCTGACCCTTCCTCAGTTCATCATGAGAGATGAGAAGGAGCTTGGCTACTGTACCAAAAGCTACAACACCG GTAAATTCACCTGCATTGAGGTGAAGTTCCACTTGGAGAGACAGATGGGTTACTACCTGATCCAGATGTACATCCCCAGCCTCCTCATTGTCATCCTCTCCTGGGTCTCCTTCTGGATCAACATGGACGCCGCGCCCGCCAGGGTAGCGCTGGGCATCACCACCGTGCTCACCATGACAACCCAGAGCTCCGGCTCCAGAGCCTCCCTTCCCAAG GTGTCCTATGTGAAGGCCATTGATATCTGGATGGCCGTGTGTCTCCTGTTTGTATTCGCTGCCCTACTGGAATATGCTGGGGTTAACTTTGTTTCCAGGCAACAGAAGGATTTACTTCGCTTGAGGCGAAGACAGAGGCGGACTCACAAG GATGATGACATGAGGGATGGCCGCTTCAATTTCTCTGGTTACGGCATGACTCAGTGTCTGAAGGATGGGTCGGCTGTTAAAAACGCTGTCCCAAACCCCGGCCCAGCACCACCAACCCCTAAAGAGAAAGAGGTGATAAGGAAAAGGTTTGTGGACAGGGCCAAGAGGATTGACACTGTGTCCCGAGCAGCCTTCCCTAtggccttcctcctcttcaacaTCTTCTACTGGATAACATACAAGGTCATCAGGCATGAGGACATTGGCATGCAGTCAGGGTAG